In the Mycolicibacterium thermoresistibile genome, one interval contains:
- the murJ gene encoding murein biosynthesis integral membrane protein MurJ, with the protein MSPPTTGAGSRPPSPGRVPGTGLPPTPAPPPRIAPPQRIRRGPAPRRAAGRPELSDAAVVSRSWGMAMATLVSRITGFLRIVLLAAILGAALSSAFTVANQLPNLIAALVLEATFTAIFVPVLARAERDDPDGGTAFIRRLVTLATTLLLVTTLISVAAAPALTRLMLGGDPQVNEPLTTAFAYLLLPQVLFYGLSSVFMAILNTRNVFGPPAWAPVVNNVVAIATLGLYLLVPGELSVDPVEMGNAKLLVLGIGTTLGVVAQCGVLVVAIRRERISLRPLWGIDDRLKRFGTMAAAMVLYVLISQIGLVVGNQIASGAAASGPAIYNYTWLVLMLPFGMIGVTVLTVVMPRLSRNAAAEDVPAVLRDFALAIRLTMVTLIPIVAVMTVGGPAIGTALFAYGNFGSVDAGYLGMAITLSAFTLIPYALVLLQLRVFYARERPWTPIIVIVVITAVKIAASVAAPHLTSDPDLVAGYLGLANGLGFAAGAVVGHLLLRAHLDPPGGRLLEPAVVRTVLVTIAASLTAALIGQIADQLLGLEQLTANGGGAGSLLRLLVLGLIMAPVIAAFLWFARVPEAEAAVAAVRRRFGKTPASGPAPVTAAAPAPTANPAATTADESRPGARFPYPEQRTSDPTRRTGAPAPAAQGTPATAAGAGMRKGPAVTDDPATGAAPTPDRTTTTRLPRPSAAESSRSASLAGEARPSADDFEPDVLEADGGGAHPADGPPEVAGATESVDRRAIDRRAIDTGTAATTETARPVMSGRPPADYGGDPSREPLAFDYPREPAIEAATAEEDVHLIPGATVGGGRYRLLVFHGGPEHLQFWQALDTALDRQVALTFVDPDAMLPDEQVQQILSRTLKLSRLNMPGIARVLDVLNTGSGGLIVSEWIRGGSLAEVADTSPSPIGGARAIQSLAAAAEAAHRDGVALSIDHPARVRVSIEGDVALAFPATMPDAEPEDDIRGIGAALYALLINRWPLPESGSPSGLAPAARDAAGEAVEPRTVDRDIPFQISAAAARAVQEGGGIRSAPTLLNLLQQATAVADRTEVITTVDEGDELPPPTRFHDAPDEDPEVQARRRKALLIGVGVGAAIIILALVVLGSILSRIFGDVGGNLNRESLGLGGTTPTASATRESGPPGEVIKPVRATVFSPMGGADSPGQAGLAIDGDPSTAWPTDTYTDPVPFPNFKNGVGLMLDLPEETEVGSVTVRLNSTGTEIQIRSADSANPSSLEDTTALTQPTRMRPGSNTIEIDNPRATEHLLVWISTLGQVDGENRTDIAEITLRAPGE; encoded by the coding sequence GGGCGCCGCGCTGTCCAGCGCGTTCACCGTCGCCAATCAGCTGCCCAACCTGATCGCCGCGCTGGTGCTGGAGGCCACGTTCACCGCGATCTTCGTGCCGGTGCTGGCCCGCGCCGAACGCGACGACCCGGACGGCGGGACGGCGTTCATCCGCCGGCTGGTCACCCTGGCCACCACCCTGCTGCTGGTTACCACGTTGATCTCGGTGGCGGCCGCGCCCGCGCTCACCCGGCTGATGCTCGGCGGCGATCCGCAGGTCAACGAACCGCTCACCACCGCGTTCGCGTATCTGCTGCTGCCGCAGGTGCTGTTCTACGGCCTGTCGTCGGTGTTCATGGCGATCCTCAACACCCGCAACGTGTTCGGGCCGCCGGCCTGGGCGCCGGTCGTCAACAACGTGGTCGCGATCGCGACGCTCGGCCTGTATCTGCTGGTGCCCGGCGAACTGTCGGTCGACCCGGTCGAGATGGGCAACGCCAAACTGCTGGTGCTGGGCATCGGCACCACGCTGGGTGTGGTCGCCCAGTGCGGCGTGCTGGTGGTGGCGATCCGCAGGGAGCGGATCAGCCTGCGGCCGCTGTGGGGCATCGACGACCGGCTGAAACGGTTCGGCACGATGGCCGCGGCGATGGTGCTCTACGTGCTGATCAGCCAGATCGGCCTGGTCGTCGGCAACCAGATCGCCAGCGGCGCGGCGGCGTCCGGTCCGGCCATCTACAACTACACCTGGCTGGTGCTGATGCTGCCGTTCGGCATGATCGGCGTCACCGTGCTGACCGTGGTGATGCCGCGGTTGAGCCGCAACGCCGCGGCCGAGGACGTCCCCGCCGTGCTGCGGGATTTCGCGCTTGCCATCCGGCTGACCATGGTGACGCTGATCCCGATCGTCGCGGTGATGACCGTCGGCGGACCCGCGATCGGTACCGCGCTGTTCGCCTACGGCAACTTCGGCTCGGTCGACGCCGGCTATCTGGGGATGGCGATCACGCTGTCGGCGTTCACCCTGATCCCCTATGCGTTGGTGTTGCTGCAGCTGCGGGTCTTCTACGCCCGGGAGAGACCGTGGACCCCGATCATCGTGATCGTGGTGATCACCGCGGTCAAGATCGCCGCGTCGGTGGCCGCACCCCATCTGACCAGTGATCCGGACCTGGTGGCGGGCTATCTGGGCCTGGCCAACGGGCTCGGGTTCGCCGCCGGCGCGGTGGTCGGCCACCTGCTGCTGCGGGCCCATCTGGACCCGCCCGGCGGGCGGTTGCTGGAGCCGGCCGTGGTGCGGACCGTGCTGGTGACCATCGCGGCCTCGCTGACCGCGGCACTGATCGGGCAGATAGCCGATCAACTGCTCGGGCTGGAGCAGCTCACCGCAAACGGCGGCGGGGCCGGTTCGCTGCTTCGGCTGCTGGTGCTCGGGTTGATCATGGCGCCGGTCATCGCGGCGTTCCTGTGGTTCGCCAGGGTGCCCGAGGCCGAGGCCGCGGTGGCTGCGGTGCGACGCCGATTCGGCAAAACACCGGCGAGCGGACCTGCGCCGGTGACCGCCGCTGCACCGGCGCCGACAGCCAACCCGGCGGCGACTACCGCGGACGAATCCCGGCCCGGAGCGCGTTTCCCGTACCCTGAGCAGAGGACTTCCGATCCGACGCGGCGGACCGGTGCGCCGGCCCCGGCCGCACAAGGAACTCCGGCAACCGCGGCCGGAGCGGGAATGCGGAAAGGACCAGCGGTGACTGACGACCCCGCAACCGGCGCCGCGCCAACGCCTGACCGGACCACCACGACCAGACTGCCCCGGCCCTCGGCCGCCGAGTCGAGCCGGAGCGCCTCGCTGGCGGGCGAGGCGCGCCCGTCGGCCGACGACTTCGAGCCTGATGTGCTGGAAGCGGACGGGGGTGGTGCGCACCCGGCCGATGGGCCCCCGGAGGTCGCCGGTGCCACGGAGTCCGTCGACAGGAGGGCCATCGACAGGAGGGCCATCGACACCGGCACCGCGGCGACCACCGAGACGGCCCGCCCGGTGATGTCGGGGCGTCCGCCGGCCGACTACGGCGGTGACCCCAGCCGCGAACCGCTGGCATTCGACTATCCGCGGGAACCGGCGATCGAGGCCGCGACCGCCGAAGAGGATGTCCACCTGATCCCGGGTGCCACCGTCGGCGGCGGCCGCTACCGGCTGCTGGTGTTCCACGGCGGGCCGGAGCACCTGCAGTTCTGGCAGGCGCTGGACACCGCCCTGGACCGGCAGGTGGCACTGACGTTCGTCGACCCGGACGCCATGCTGCCCGACGAGCAGGTGCAGCAGATCCTGTCCCGCACCCTCAAACTCAGCCGCCTCAACATGCCCGGCATCGCCCGGGTGCTCGATGTGCTCAACACCGGATCCGGCGGGCTGATCGTCTCGGAGTGGATCCGCGGCGGTTCGCTGGCCGAGGTCGCCGACACCTCACCGTCCCCCATCGGCGGGGCCCGGGCGATTCAGTCGCTGGCGGCGGCGGCCGAGGCCGCCCACCGCGACGGGGTCGCGCTGTCGATCGACCATCCGGCGCGGGTGCGGGTGAGCATCGAGGGCGATGTGGCGCTGGCGTTTCCGGCCACCATGCCCGACGCCGAACCCGAGGACGACATCCGCGGCATCGGCGCGGCGTTGTACGCGCTGCTGATCAACCGCTGGCCGCTGCCGGAGAGCGGATCCCCCAGCGGGCTGGCGCCGGCGGCCCGCGACGCCGCCGGAGAGGCCGTGGAACCGCGGACCGTCGACCGCGACATCCCGTTCCAGATCTCCGCCGCCGCGGCCCGCGCGGTGCAGGAGGGCGGCGGGATCCGCAGCGCCCCTACGCTGTTGAACCTGTTGCAACAGGCCACCGCGGTGGCCGACCGCACCGAGGTGATCACCACCGTCGACGAGGGTGACGAACTGCCGCCGCCCACCCGGTTCCACGACGCGCCCGACGAGGACCCGGAAGTTCAGGCCCGCCGGCGCAAGGCCCTGCTGATCGGGGTCGGAGTCGGCGCGGCGATCATCATCCTCGCGCTGGTGGTGCTCGGTTCGATCCTGTCCCGGATCTTCGGGGACGTCGGCGGCAACCTCAACCGGGAGAGCCTGGGTCTGGGCGGCACCACCCCGACCGCATCGGCCACCCGGGAATCCGGGCCGCCCGGCGAGGTGATCAAACCGGTGCGCGCCACCGTGTTCTCCCCGATGGGCGGGGCGGACTCACCGGGTCAGGCCGGACTGGCCATCGACGGCGATCCGTCGACGGCGTGGCCCACCGACACCTACACCGACCCGGTGCCGTTCCCGAACTTCAAGAACGGGGTCGGGCTGATGCTCGACCTGCCCGAGGAGACCGAGGTCGGATCGGTGACCGTCCGACTCAACAGCACCGGCACCGAGATCCAGATCCGGTCGGCGGACAGCGCCAATCCGTCGTCGCTGGAGGACACCACGGCGCTGACGCAGCCCACCCGGATGCGGCCGGGCAGCAACACCATCGAGATCGACAATCCCAGGGCGACGGAGCATCTGCTGGTGTGGATCTCCACGCTCGGTCAGGTCGACGGCGAGAACCGCACCGACATCGCCGAGATCACCCTGCGCGCCCCCGGTGAGTGA
- the sigM gene encoding RNA polymerase sigma factor SigM translates to MKSFGDDRRSRTDAELLAAHVDGDRYAFEELFHRHHRQLYRLARLTSRHPEDAADALQEAMLSAHRSAPAFRYDSAVSSWLHRIVVNSCLDRLRRNKSRPTAALRDDVAATGDPTAAVDTAIVVQRALMTLPVEQRAAVVAVDMQGYSVAETARLLGVAEGTVKSRCSRARAKLAGVLRHLDSRSPVGARSRQ, encoded by the coding sequence GTGAAGAGCTTCGGGGACGATCGCCGGTCGCGGACCGACGCGGAGCTGCTGGCCGCACATGTCGACGGTGACCGCTATGCCTTCGAGGAGCTGTTCCACCGCCACCACCGGCAGCTGTACCGGCTGGCCCGGCTCACCAGCCGCCACCCCGAGGACGCCGCCGACGCCCTGCAGGAGGCGATGCTGTCGGCCCACCGCAGCGCGCCGGCGTTCCGGTACGACTCCGCGGTGAGCAGCTGGCTGCACCGCATCGTCGTCAACTCGTGTCTGGATCGATTGCGGCGCAACAAGTCCCGACCCACCGCGGCATTGCGTGACGACGTCGCGGCGACCGGTGATCCGACCGCGGCGGTGGACACCGCGATCGTGGTGCAGCGCGCGCTGATGACCCTGCCGGTCGAGCAACGCGCCGCGGTGGTGGCGGTGGACATGCAGGGGTACTCGGTGGCCGAGACCGCCCGCCTGCTCGGCGTGGCCGAGGGCACCGTCAAGAGCCGGTGTTCACGGGCGCGTGCGAAGCTGGCCGGCGTGCTGAGGCATCTCGACAGCCGATCACCGGTCGGAGCCCGCAGCCGGCAGTAG